A region from the Gavia stellata isolate bGavSte3 chromosome 2, bGavSte3.hap2, whole genome shotgun sequence genome encodes:
- the DUSP10 gene encoding dual specificity protein phosphatase 10: MPPSPLDDRVVVALSRPVRPQDLNLCLDSSYLESASSAGESHSSLLGAAVVSLKTANLTYMPSSNGSARSLSCGCSSASCCTVATYDKDAQAQTQASTSSTNAGASTACPTNQMVNSNENTGSLSPLGGVGSPVSGTTKQLASIKIIYPNDLAKKMTKCSKSHQQNQGPVIIDCRPFMEYNKSHIQGAVHINCSDKISRRRLQQGKITVLDLISCREGKDSFKRIFSKEIIVYDENTNEPSRVMPSQPLHIVLESLKREGKEPLVLKGGLSGFKQNHENLCDNSLQLQECPEGGGGGGASAVPPTLPQSIPTTPDIENAELTPILPFLFLGNEHDAQDLEKMQRMNIGYVINVTTHLPLYHYEKGMFNYKRLPATDSNKQNLRQYFEEAFEFIEEAHQCGKGLLIHCQAGVSRSATIVIAYLMKHTRMTMTDAYKFVKGKRPIISPNLNFMGQLLEFEEDLNNGVTPRILTPKLIGVETVV; this comes from the exons ATGCCTCCATCTCCTTTAGACGACAGGGTAGTAGTGGCACTTTCGAGGCCAGTGAGACCTCAGGATCTCAACCTGTGTTTAGACTCTAGCTATCTtgaatctgcctcttctgctgGTGAGAGCCACTCCAGTCTGCTCGGCGCAGCTGTCGTGTCCCTAAAGACTGCTAATCTCACGTATATGCCCTCATCTAACGGCTCTGCACGCTCCCTGAGTTGTGGATGCAGCAGTGCCAGTTGCTGCACTGTGGCAACGTACGACAAGGACGCTCAGGCCCAAACTCAAGCGAGCACCAGCAGCACCAACGCCGGAGCCTCCACTGCCTGCCCCACCAACCAAATGGTCAACAGCAATGAGAACACTGGCAGCTTGAGCCCGTTGGGCGGAGTGGGGAGCCCGGTCTCGGGCACCACCAAGCAACTCGCTAGCATCAAAATAATTTACCCCAACGATTTGGCAAAGAAGATGACCAAATGCAGCAAAAGCCACCAACAGAACCAAGGCCCTGTCATCATTGACTGCAGGCCGTTCATGGAGTATAATAAGAGCCACATTCAAGGGGCTGTCCACATTAACTGTTCAGACAAGATCAGCCggaggaggctgcagcagggcaaGATCACAGTCTTGGACTTGATCTCCTGCCGGGAAGGCAAGGACTCCTTCAAGAGGatcttttccaaagaaatcaTAGTTTATGATGAGAATACCAATGAGCCAAGCAGAGTTATGCCTTCCCAGCCACTCCACATAGTGCTGGAGTCACTCAAGCGAGAAGGGAAGGAACCCCTAGTCCTAAAAG GAGGACTCAGCGGTTTCAAGCAGAACCACGAAAACCTTTGCGAtaactccctccagctgcaagAGTGCCcggaggggggaggagggggcggcGCCTCCGCTGTGCCCCCCACACTACCTCAGTCCATTCCCACCACGCCGGACATCGAGAACGCTGAGCTCACCCCCATCCTGCCCTTCCTCTTCCTCGGAAACGAGCACGATGCTCAGGACTTGGAGAAAATGCAGAGGATGAACATAGGCTACGTAATCAACGTGACCACCCACCTGCCCCTGTACCATTACGAGAAAGGCATGTTCAACTACAAGCGGCTCCCGGCCACTGACAGCAACAAGCAGAATCTCAGGCAGTATTTTGAAGAGGCTTTTGAGTTCATTG AGGAAGCTCATCAGTGTGGAAAAGGTCTCCTCATCCACTGCCAGGCTGGTGTCTCCCGATCTGCCACCATAGTTATCGCGTACTTAATGAAGCACACGCGCATGACCATGACGGATGCCTATAAATTCGTAAAAGGCAAACGACCAATCATTTCCCCTAACCTTAACTTTATGGGGCAGTTACTGGAGTTCGAAGAAGATCTAAACAACGGTGTTACACCGCGAATCCTCACACCAAAGTTGATCGGCGTAGAGACTGTCGTGTGA